One window of the Populus nigra chromosome 4, ddPopNigr1.1, whole genome shotgun sequence genome contains the following:
- the LOC133692514 gene encoding uncharacterized protein At1g76660-like isoform X2 yields MGSEQNRFPQQQQQEQRKRWGGCWGALSCFSVQKGGKRIVPASRIPEGNASAAQPNGPQPVGLTNQATALAPSLLAPPSSPASFTNSALPSTAQSPSCFLSLSANSPGGPSSTMFATGPYAHETQLVSPPVFSTFTTEPSTAPLTPPPELAHLTTPSSPDVPFAQFLTSSRDLKGAEKNNYIVASDLQSTYSFYPGSPASSLLSPISRTSGDCLSASFTERGFPREWGPSVSPQNGKYSRSGSGRLFGHETPGASMVSHDSNFFCPATFARFYLDHDPNTGGRLSVSKDSDVYPASGNGHQNRHNKSPKQDAEELEAYRASFGFSADEIITTPQYVEISDVMEDTFSMTPFTSAKPTMEESMEASLLNEGQKANANLPKQNSLKLKSDLADRVVCCEVPVTSDRYEDPKSRWQPGNVSGSSTPSKHVVTDDDIFSKMASSKTSRKYHLGLSSSDAEIDYRRGRSLREGKGDFAWHD; encoded by the exons ATGGGGTCGGAGCAGAATAGATTCcctcagcagcagcagcaggaacAG CGCAAGAGATGGGGAGGATGCTGGGGGGCATTGTCTTGTTTCAGCGTGCAAAAAGGTGGAAAGCGTATTGTTCCTGCATCTCGAATTCCTGAGGGCAATGCATCAGCAGCCCAGCCAAATGGACCTCAACCTGTTGGGCTAACCAATCAAGCTACAGCACTAGCTCCATCACTTCTAGCTCCCCCGTCTTCACCAGCGTCATTTACAAATTCGGCTCTCCCATCTACTGCTCAGTCTCCTAGCTGCTTCCTTTCATTATCTGCCAACTCACCTGGGGGTCCTTCATCCACAATGTTTGCCACTGGACCTTATGCTCACGAAACACAACTGGTTTCTCCTCCCGTTTTCTCAACCTTCACAACAGAGCCATCTACTGCTCCTCTTACACCCCCACCAGAGTTGGCTCACTTAACTACGCCATCTTCCCCAGACGTTCCTTTTGCTCAATTCCTCACATCATCTAGGGATCTCAAAGGCGCTGAAAAGAACAATTACATTGTTGCATCTGATCTTCAATCAACATATTCTTTCTATCCTGGAAGTCCTGCCAGCAGTCTCCTATCACCAATTTCTAGGACTTCAGGTGACTGTTTATCAGCGTCTTTTACTGAACGTGGTTTTCCCCGGGAGTGGGGTCCTTCAGTTTCTCCCCAAAATGGAAAATATTCAAGGAGTGGATCTGGCAGGCTTTTTGGGCACGAGACTCCTGGTGCCTCCATGGTGTCACATGATTCAAATTTCTTCTGTCCTGCTACATTTGCACGATTCTATCTGGACCATGATCCAAATACTGGTGGGAGGTTAAGCGTTTCCAAGGATTCGGATGTTTACCCTGCTAGTGGAAATGGACACCAGAACAGGCATAATAAAAGTCCCAAGCAAGATGCAGAAGAATTAGAAGCTTACAGAGCATCGTTTGGGTTCAGCGCTGATGAGATAATCACTACTCCTCAATATGTAGAGATTTCTGATGTAATGGAGGACACATTTAGCATGACTCCTTTTACTTCAGCCAAACCTACCATGGAAGAAAGTATGGAAGCTTCATTACTGAATGAGGGTCAAAAAGCAAATGCAAACTTGCCAAAACAGAATAGCCTTAAATTGAAATCAGATCTTGCTGACCGGGTAGTGTGCTGTGAAGTGCCTGTCACGTCTGATAGATATGAAG ACCCTAAATCAAGATGGCAACCTGGGAATGTCTCTGGATCAAGTACACCCAGTAAACATGTTGTGACCGATGATGACATATTCTCAAAGATGGCATCATCTAAAACCAGCAGGAAATATCATTTGGGATTATCGAGCTCTGATGCAGAAATTGACTACAGGAGGGGAAGAAGCTTAAGAGAAGGCAAAGGAGATTTTGCATGGCATGACTAG
- the LOC133692514 gene encoding uncharacterized protein At1g76660-like isoform X1 → MSNLSSTYNCFAMLSYVEQRKRWGGCWGALSCFSVQKGGKRIVPASRIPEGNASAAQPNGPQPVGLTNQATALAPSLLAPPSSPASFTNSALPSTAQSPSCFLSLSANSPGGPSSTMFATGPYAHETQLVSPPVFSTFTTEPSTAPLTPPPELAHLTTPSSPDVPFAQFLTSSRDLKGAEKNNYIVASDLQSTYSFYPGSPASSLLSPISRTSGDCLSASFTERGFPREWGPSVSPQNGKYSRSGSGRLFGHETPGASMVSHDSNFFCPATFARFYLDHDPNTGGRLSVSKDSDVYPASGNGHQNRHNKSPKQDAEELEAYRASFGFSADEIITTPQYVEISDVMEDTFSMTPFTSAKPTMEESMEASLLNEGQKANANLPKQNSLKLKSDLADRVVCCEVPVTSDRYEDPKSRWQPGNVSGSSTPSKHVVTDDDIFSKMASSKTSRKYHLGLSSSDAEIDYRRGRSLREGKGDFAWHD, encoded by the exons ATGAGCAATTTGTCATCTACTTATAATTGTTTCGCTATGTTGAGCTATGTTGAGCAGCGCAAGAGATGGGGAGGATGCTGGGGGGCATTGTCTTGTTTCAGCGTGCAAAAAGGTGGAAAGCGTATTGTTCCTGCATCTCGAATTCCTGAGGGCAATGCATCAGCAGCCCAGCCAAATGGACCTCAACCTGTTGGGCTAACCAATCAAGCTACAGCACTAGCTCCATCACTTCTAGCTCCCCCGTCTTCACCAGCGTCATTTACAAATTCGGCTCTCCCATCTACTGCTCAGTCTCCTAGCTGCTTCCTTTCATTATCTGCCAACTCACCTGGGGGTCCTTCATCCACAATGTTTGCCACTGGACCTTATGCTCACGAAACACAACTGGTTTCTCCTCCCGTTTTCTCAACCTTCACAACAGAGCCATCTACTGCTCCTCTTACACCCCCACCAGAGTTGGCTCACTTAACTACGCCATCTTCCCCAGACGTTCCTTTTGCTCAATTCCTCACATCATCTAGGGATCTCAAAGGCGCTGAAAAGAACAATTACATTGTTGCATCTGATCTTCAATCAACATATTCTTTCTATCCTGGAAGTCCTGCCAGCAGTCTCCTATCACCAATTTCTAGGACTTCAGGTGACTGTTTATCAGCGTCTTTTACTGAACGTGGTTTTCCCCGGGAGTGGGGTCCTTCAGTTTCTCCCCAAAATGGAAAATATTCAAGGAGTGGATCTGGCAGGCTTTTTGGGCACGAGACTCCTGGTGCCTCCATGGTGTCACATGATTCAAATTTCTTCTGTCCTGCTACATTTGCACGATTCTATCTGGACCATGATCCAAATACTGGTGGGAGGTTAAGCGTTTCCAAGGATTCGGATGTTTACCCTGCTAGTGGAAATGGACACCAGAACAGGCATAATAAAAGTCCCAAGCAAGATGCAGAAGAATTAGAAGCTTACAGAGCATCGTTTGGGTTCAGCGCTGATGAGATAATCACTACTCCTCAATATGTAGAGATTTCTGATGTAATGGAGGACACATTTAGCATGACTCCTTTTACTTCAGCCAAACCTACCATGGAAGAAAGTATGGAAGCTTCATTACTGAATGAGGGTCAAAAAGCAAATGCAAACTTGCCAAAACAGAATAGCCTTAAATTGAAATCAGATCTTGCTGACCGGGTAGTGTGCTGTGAAGTGCCTGTCACGTCTGATAGATATGAAG ACCCTAAATCAAGATGGCAACCTGGGAATGTCTCTGGATCAAGTACACCCAGTAAACATGTTGTGACCGATGATGACATATTCTCAAAGATGGCATCATCTAAAACCAGCAGGAAATATCATTTGGGATTATCGAGCTCTGATGCAGAAATTGACTACAGGAGGGGAAGAAGCTTAAGAGAAGGCAAAGGAGATTTTGCATGGCATGACTAG